In Leopardus geoffroyi isolate Oge1 chromosome D1, O.geoffroyi_Oge1_pat1.0, whole genome shotgun sequence, a single window of DNA contains:
- the ROM1 gene encoding rod outer segment membrane protein 1, giving the protein MAPVLPLVLPLQPRIRLAQGLWLLSWLLALAGGLTLLYSGHLQVQLWHLSTFLAPSCPFAALPRVALAAGAVALGTGLVGAGTSRASLDAAQYPPWRKVLGPLLVVGTAAGGGLLVLALGLALALPGSLDTGLEEGLGTALVHYKDTEVPGHCHAKRLLDELQLRHHCCGRHGYKDWFGVQWVSSRYLDPNDQDVVDRIQSNVEGLYLIDGVPFSCCNPHSPRPCLQSRLSDPHAHPLFDPRQPNLNLWAQGCHGVLLGHLQGLASTLGSMLAVTFLLQTLVLLGLRYLQTALEGLGGVIDGEGETQGYLFPSGLKDMLQTAWRQGGVAHRPAPEETPPEEAPPKEGPPEA; this is encoded by the exons ATGGCGCCGGTGTTGCCCCTGgtgctgcccctccagccccgcaTCCGTCTGGCACAGGGGCTCTGGCTCCTCTCCTGGCTGCTGGCGCTGGCCGGTGGCCTCACCCTCCTCTATAGCGGGCACCTCCAGGTCCAGCTGTGGCACCTCAGCACCTTCTTGGCTCCCTCCTGCCCATTTGCTGCCCTGCCCCGGGTTGCCCTGGCAGCTGGTGCGGTGGCTTTGGGCACAGGACTGGTGGGTGCAGGGACCAGCAGGGCCAGTCTGGACGCAGCTCAATACCCTCCCTGGCGGAAGGTCCTAGGCCCGCTGCTCGTGGTTGGCACTGCTGCGGGCGGGGGTCTTCTGGTCCTGGCCCTGGGACTGGCCCTGGCTTTACCTGGGAGTCTGGACACAGGGCTGGAGGAGGGCCTGGGGACTGCCTTGGTTCACTACAAAGACACAGAGGTGCCCGGACACTGTCATGCCAAACGGCTGTTGGATGAGCTGCAGCTGAGGCACCACTGCTGCGGGCGCCACGGGTACAAGGATTGGTTTGGGGTCCAGTGGGTCAGCAGCCGTTACTTGGATCCCAATGACCAGGACGTGGTGGA CCGCATCCAGAGCAACGTGGAGGGCCTGTATCTGATCGACGGTGTCCCTTTCTCCTGCTGCAACCCCCACTCACCCAGACCTTGCCTGCAAAGCCGGCTCTCAGACCCCCATGCCCACCCGCTCTTTGATCCCCGTCAGCCCAACCTAAACCTCTGGGCGCAAGGATGCCACGGGGTGCTGCTGGGGCACCTGCAGGGTTTGGCGAGCACGCTGGGCAGCATGCTGGCTGTCACCTTCCTGCTGCAG ACTCTGGTGCTCCTGGGCCTGCGGTACCTGCAGACAGCACTGGAGGGGCTCGGAGGAGTCATcgatggggagggagagacccAGGGCTACCTCTTTCCCAGCGGGCTGAAGGACATGCTGCAAACAGCGTGGCGACAGGGAGGGGTTGCTCACAGGCCGGCACCTGAGGAGACCCCACCGGAAGAGGCACCTCCTAAGGAGGGTCCACCTGAGGCCTAG